From Microplitis mediator isolate UGA2020A chromosome 11, iyMicMedi2.1, whole genome shotgun sequence, one genomic window encodes:
- the LOC130677182 gene encoding uncharacterized protein LOC130677182: protein MSQLLGLCFANKSNPIIMSADLVDSIDQYLSSAIKAPITVINHKFKSKNIIPYHPSHPTYVISADLTDDLQTLLHEFKSSPAWNIVSHFFVVGTDKKSCQNNAAKVLRLLWRSDLLSSFYLCPETSNDTSIYTFNPFTNYAPDPWVQVAITDKPNSRWTLFKQLFVKDPKICHVLQFDKTKILDGYSVKTLSSWGGIEFFKKFIVPSLNLTNSERFYVLNATLLDIYLSLHTKRSDVSVIGTPLSWINYNFSDFISLNFEQSFLIATQKRSVITPFSELNFIFNVNTVIVMVIIFLLIIVIIGLNNRYRFGAAFLDVYLMVLNMGILLPLDRLAMRIIFFSAFLFIFISSPILQGELFAVLAKPTYHNIESLEDLYQYKYHVHYSGLLGEDIKNAGLWTTDSDMQYLHHDNGSLSFECLELASKDKTVACIYDAEFILENAFKYGLHVSNKLLFPSNYIYNARKNWALKSRVDQKVLHFIEAGFINRYERLLIYNRLKKMKVIENIKKSKQSEIIDGDDLMYAFVLMVHLLLLAVVIFAIERLNKIIRPPRQLERENEERQDEIVFINEDRVVLD from the exons AGTCAACTGCTTGGATTATGTTTTGCGAATAAATCGAATCCAATAATTATGAGTGCAGACTTGGTGGATTCAATCGATCAATATCTATCGAGTGCTATAAAAGCACCAATTACTGTGATTAACCACaaattcaaatcgaaaaatattattccgtATCACCCTTCGCATCCCACTTACGTGATATCTGCTGATTTAACTGATGACCTTCAAACTCTTCTTCATGAATTCAAATCATCTCCTGCCTGGAACATTGTCTCTCATTTCTTTGTTGTTGGAACTGATAAAAAGTCCTGTCAAAACAATGCAGCAAAGGTTCTCCGATTATTATGGAGATCggatttattatcatcattctATTTATGCCCCGAGACCAGCAATGACACATcaatatatacttttaatcCCTTCACTAATTATGCACCCGATCCGTGGGTACAAGTGGCAATAACTGATAAACCTAATAGTCGATGGACGTTGTTCAAACAACTGTTTGTCAAAG atccCAAAATCTGTCATGTTCTTCAGTTCGATAAAACCAAAATTCTGGATGGTTATAGTGTAAAGACTCTTTCATCTTGGGGagggattgaattttttaagaaatttatagtTCCGAGCTTAAACCTCACGAATAGTGAACGTTTTTATGTACTGAATGCCACACTATTAGATATTTACCTTTCATTACATACTAAAAGAAGTGATGTTAGTGTAATAGGTACTCCACTTTCTtggattaattataatttcagtGATTTTATTTCCTTAAATTTCGaacaaagttttttaatagCCACACAAAAGCGAAGTGTTATAACACCATTTAGTGaacttaattttatatttaatgttaataCTGTTATAgttatggtaattattttcttattaattattgtaataataggACTGAACAATAGGTATCGATTTGGTGCAGCTTTTTTAGATGTCTATCTAATGGTGTTAAATATGGGGATTTTGTTACCTCTTGATAGATTAGCTATGcgcatcatttttttctctgcgttcctattcatatttatatcaagTCCAATCCTGCAAGGTGAATTGTTTGCAGTTTTAGCAAAACCTACATATCACAATATTGAAAGTCTTGAGGActtatatcaatataaataccATGTACATTATTCTGGCCTTCTAGgtgaagatattaaaaatgcGGGATTATGGACAACTGATTCGGATATGCAATATTTACACCATGATAATGGTAGCCTTTCATTTGAGTGTTTAGAACTAGCTAGCAAAGATAAAACTGTAGCGTGTATTTACGACGCTGAATTTATATTAGAGAATGCTTTTAAATATGGACTACATGTATCCAATAAGTTACTATTTCCatctaattatatttataatgccCGTAAAAACTGGGCCTTAAAAAGTCGCGTTGATCAGAAAGTTTTACATTTCATTGAAGCTGGTTTTATTAATCGATACGAGAGATTGTTGATCtataatcgattaaaaaaaatgaaggtcattgaaaacattaaaaaatctaaacaaTCAGAAATCATAGACGGTGATGATTTAATGTATGCGTTTGTATTAATGGTACATTTATTACTTTTGGCTGTAGTCATATTTGCTATTGAAAggcttaataaaatcattagacCCCCAAGGCAATTAGAAAGGGAAAATGAGGAACGACAAGATGAAATTGTGTTCATTAATGAAGATAGAGTCGTTCTTGATTGA